A genome region from Tolypothrix sp. PCC 7712 includes the following:
- the dnaN gene encoding DNA polymerase III subunit beta, whose amino-acid sequence MKLVCAQSDLSTNLSLVSRAVPSRPTHPILANVLLQADAQTNQVSLTAFDLSLGIRTSFNAEVWEGGAIALPAKILVDITSRLPEGEITLDDESVTSGGEGIIMTLTPKSGHYQVRAMGAEEFPELPIIEDTEPLQLTAAALIEGLKGSLFATSGDETKQVLTGVHLTVKQDTLEFAATDGHRLAVVETTNERPIEGSSQLEVTVPARALRELQRMLPHSSSDDEPVALYLDQGQVVFAWKNQRLTSRTLEGQYPAYRQLIPRQFERQVTIDRRQFLSTLERIAVLADQKNNIVKVSIDSSQQEITLSCEAQDVGSGRESMPAQISGENIDIAFNIKYLMEGLKELPASEVQMHLNQSLTPVIFTPLGGLKMTYLAMPVQLRN is encoded by the coding sequence ATGAAATTAGTTTGCGCCCAAAGCGACCTTAGTACAAATCTTTCACTTGTTAGCCGTGCTGTACCCTCACGTCCGACACATCCCATACTTGCTAACGTACTGCTACAAGCAGATGCACAAACTAACCAAGTAAGCCTCACCGCCTTCGATCTCAGCTTGGGTATCCGCACTAGCTTTAATGCTGAGGTATGGGAAGGAGGCGCGATCGCACTTCCTGCCAAAATTCTGGTAGACATCACCTCCCGTCTACCAGAGGGAGAAATTACTCTAGACGATGAATCAGTAACCTCTGGCGGAGAAGGTATAATTATGACGCTCACACCCAAGAGTGGACATTACCAAGTACGGGCAATGGGGGCGGAAGAGTTTCCCGAATTACCGATTATTGAAGATACTGAACCACTGCAATTAACAGCTGCGGCGTTAATTGAGGGATTAAAAGGCTCATTATTTGCTACCAGTGGTGATGAAACTAAGCAGGTACTCACCGGAGTTCATCTGACAGTTAAACAAGATACCTTAGAATTTGCTGCTACTGATGGACATCGGTTAGCAGTAGTAGAAACTACTAATGAACGTCCAATTGAAGGTAGTAGCCAGCTAGAAGTCACAGTACCAGCTAGAGCCTTACGCGAACTCCAGCGGATGTTACCTCATAGTTCCTCTGATGATGAGCCTGTGGCTTTATATTTGGATCAAGGTCAAGTGGTGTTTGCTTGGAAAAATCAACGCCTCACTAGCCGCACATTAGAAGGTCAATATCCAGCTTATCGGCAACTGATACCGCGTCAATTTGAGCGACAGGTAACTATTGATCGCAGACAATTCTTAAGCACTCTAGAACGAATTGCCGTACTAGCCGATCAAAAGAATAATATTGTGAAAGTTAGCATTGATAGCTCTCAGCAAGAAATTACTTTATCTTGTGAAGCTCAAGATGTAGGTAGCGGTAGAGAATCCATGCCAGCACAGATATCCGGAGAAAATATAGATATTGCTTTTAATATCAAATATCTCATGGAAGGATTGAAAGAATTGCCGGCTTCCGAAGTGCAAATGCATCTCAATCAGAGCTTAACGCCAGTGATTTTTACACCGCTAGGTGGTTTGAAAATGACCTATTTAGCTATGCCAGTGCAGTTGAGAAATTAA
- a CDS encoding DUF2358 domain-containing protein, whose amino-acid sequence MDIISLLKEDYQRFPVNQTYSIYAPDVYFQDAVFKFRGVERYKLMINFIKVAFLNPKMDLHDIQSLGNTIKTEWTLSWNSPLPWKPRISISGWSELRLNSEGLIVSHIDYWNCSRLDVMKQHLFALKTAK is encoded by the coding sequence ATGGACATAATTTCACTTCTCAAAGAAGACTATCAAAGATTCCCAGTGAATCAAACTTACAGCATTTATGCTCCAGATGTTTATTTTCAAGATGCTGTGTTTAAATTTCGTGGTGTAGAACGCTATAAGCTGATGATTAATTTCATTAAGGTTGCGTTTTTAAACCCCAAAATGGATTTACATGATATCCAATCTCTGGGAAACACCATTAAAACAGAGTGGACACTTAGCTGGAATAGCCCCTTACCGTGGAAACCAAGAATATCTATTTCCGGCTGGAGTGAATTACGTCTTAACTCTGAAGGTTTGATTGTTTCCCACATTGATTATTGGAACTGTTCGCGCTTGGATGTCATGAAGCAACATTTATTTGCTTTAAAAACTGCTAAGTAA
- a CDS encoding serine/threonine protein kinase, which yields MASFNSFGDPEQQNFNNKEYCLCINPNCQNPQRSKDESRCQSCGASLLLNEKYRIIDVLKESKNKECQLYNAVDISNKNQLKVIKVLYSYNSEALTRFNKGADFLINHRLPGLPKVQKGGYFHIDFPKNLTPAYGLVMEKIDGKNLQEWLSNKTNLPLTQQKAIQWLEQLVTIISRLHQQQFYHQDIKPSNIMLRNQPEELILIDLDSVTTISQASTATDLTIIGSGYQAPEQEAGNAVPQSDFYALGRTFVHLLTGTHPHKFSRDDVGILHWRNSARHISKNFADLIDRLMELDYQKRPQNTAEILQILEEIKQDLERQKHIKQWLSFKKVVGVIVILSVAVLGYIAIKSPYRPPTPGNQPSPATTTTSNPKCKIRKETGTTDDSALAWDARQILQDYKVVNSQDLEFQQIQDLKVTQFNCDLNIYIRLVNNNVISSSLKNKITEILKKNFDYVGTIRVIQAQ from the coding sequence ATGGCAAGCTTCAACTCATTTGGCGACCCAGAACAGCAGAATTTTAATAACAAAGAATATTGCTTATGCATCAACCCAAACTGCCAAAATCCTCAAAGAAGTAAAGATGAGAGTCGTTGCCAATCTTGTGGTGCATCTTTATTGCTGAATGAAAAATATCGAATTATTGATGTATTGAAGGAAAGTAAAAATAAAGAATGTCAGCTATATAATGCTGTAGATATTAGCAATAAAAACCAGTTAAAAGTTATCAAAGTTTTATATAGCTATAATTCAGAAGCACTTACTCGCTTTAACAAAGGTGCTGATTTTTTAATCAATCATCGGTTGCCCGGGCTACCAAAAGTTCAAAAAGGTGGATATTTCCATATTGATTTTCCGAAAAATTTAACACCAGCATACGGCTTGGTGATGGAAAAAATTGATGGTAAAAATTTACAAGAATGGTTGAGTAATAAAACTAATTTACCTCTAACGCAGCAGAAAGCCATTCAATGGTTAGAACAACTGGTAACTATTATCAGCAGACTGCATCAACAACAGTTTTATCATCAAGATATTAAGCCCTCAAATATTATGCTGAGAAATCAACCGGAAGAGCTAATTTTAATTGATTTAGATAGTGTCACAACAATTAGCCAAGCATCTACAGCCACAGATTTAACCATCATTGGCAGTGGTTACCAAGCACCAGAGCAAGAAGCAGGAAACGCTGTACCACAATCAGATTTCTACGCTTTAGGTCGGACATTTGTGCATCTACTAACTGGCACCCATCCTCACAAATTTTCTAGAGATGATGTAGGAATATTACATTGGAGAAATAGTGCCAGACATATATCCAAAAACTTTGCAGATTTAATTGATAGACTTATGGAATTAGATTATCAAAAACGCCCACAAAATACAGCAGAGATTTTGCAGATTCTAGAAGAAATCAAACAAGATTTAGAACGTCAAAAGCATATTAAACAGTGGTTAAGCTTTAAAAAAGTTGTTGGTGTGATAGTAATTTTATCAGTTGCCGTGCTGGGATATATAGCGATTAAATCACCGTACCGTCCTCCTACTCCCGGAAATCAGCCTTCACCTGCAACCACAACTACATCAAATCCCAAATGTAAAATCCGTAAGGAAACTGGTACAACCGATGATAGCGCCCTGGCTTGGGATGCACGTCAAATTTTGCAAGATTATAAAGTCGTGAATAGCCAAGATTTAGAATTCCAGCAAATTCAAGATTTAAAAGTCACACAATTTAATTGCGACTTAAATATCTATATTAGATTGGTAAATAATAATGTAATCAGTTCCAGCCTCAAAAATAAAATTACCGAAATTTTGAAAAAGAATTTTGATTATGTGGGAACGATCAGAGTCATCCAAGCTCAATAA
- a CDS encoding metallophosphoesterase, which yields MYILHLSDLHFGTLNDAKLWQSQLAQDLRGLKCLSIDALILSGDIANKSTPEEYASAKNFLDNFCEEFPLKRQNVVIVPGNHDLNWILSEDAYTLVRRRNYSGSVDSNRIIDQGGDAIEVRDEEQYKHRFDYFSKFYEDVTGEPYPLTDDLQGILYPLAEQKILFLGLNSAWELDHYYKQRASINPHALSNALKKIRQNSEYNNWRKIAVWHHPLNSNSEDRIKDHGFMEQLAEAGFRLALHGHIHKADNILYRYDRSIGGRKIEVISAGTFGAHTRELVTGYPWQYQLLKLENDKLTVYTRKREEVNGAWKPDGRWTTGDGVTTLSFYEIDLGSQQIPKNEQPILETQPAASGTLTDLQRQRLEQRRDRLQEEWQLTIDKLEQLRKNHVIQADTAVRFQLQQQIKSEETQISQLEKELDEIEEKLKKS from the coding sequence ATGTACATTCTCCATTTGTCCGATCTGCACTTTGGGACTCTCAATGATGCCAAACTCTGGCAAAGTCAGTTGGCACAGGATCTGCGAGGTCTCAAATGCTTGAGTATTGATGCTTTAATTCTCTCTGGTGATATTGCCAACAAATCTACTCCTGAAGAATATGCATCAGCTAAAAATTTTTTAGATAATTTTTGTGAAGAATTTCCCCTCAAGCGTCAGAATGTTGTGATTGTTCCTGGTAATCACGACCTCAACTGGATTCTCTCGGAAGATGCTTACACACTAGTACGACGCAGGAACTATTCAGGTTCGGTAGATAGTAATCGGATTATTGATCAAGGTGGAGATGCGATCGAAGTTAGAGACGAGGAGCAATACAAACACCGATTTGACTATTTCAGTAAATTCTATGAAGATGTCACAGGAGAACCCTATCCTTTAACGGATGATCTCCAAGGCATACTGTATCCTCTTGCAGAGCAAAAAATACTTTTTTTGGGTCTAAATTCGGCATGGGAATTAGATCATTACTACAAACAGCGAGCCAGTATCAATCCCCATGCTCTAAGTAATGCCCTGAAGAAAATTCGCCAAAATTCAGAATACAACAACTGGCGGAAAATTGCTGTTTGGCATCATCCCCTCAACAGCAATTCAGAAGATCGCATTAAAGATCATGGTTTTATGGAACAGTTAGCAGAAGCTGGGTTCCGTCTTGCTTTACATGGTCACATCCATAAAGCAGACAACATTCTCTACCGTTATGATCGCAGTATTGGAGGCAGAAAAATTGAGGTGATTTCTGCGGGCACTTTTGGCGCACATACCAGAGAATTGGTCACAGGTTATCCCTGGCAATATCAGCTGTTGAAGTTAGAGAACGATAAATTAACGGTTTACACCCGCAAACGCGAAGAAGTCAATGGTGCTTGGAAGCCTGATGGCCGATGGACAACAGGAGATGGAGTTACCACTTTGTCGTTCTATGAAATTGATTTGGGCTCTCAGCAAATACCTAAAAACGAGCAACCCATTTTAGAAACTCAACCAGCTGCTTCTGGAACCTTAACAGACTTACAACGACAACGTTTAGAACAGCGACGAGATAGACTTCAGGAAGAATGGCAGCTAACAATAGACAAGTTGGAGCAATTGCGGAAAAATCATGTAATTCAGGCAGACACAGCTGTTAGATTCCAGTTACAGCAACAAATAAAATCTGAGGAAACTCAAATCTCACAGTTAGAGAAAGAGTTGGACGAAATTGAGGAAAAGCTAAAAAAGTCATAG
- a CDS encoding GAF domain-containing protein gives MTPIAKPDSRVNLEQEGLLRRITDRIRRTLNLEEILKTTTTEVRSLLSTDRVMIYKFHGDGSGQVIAESIYQDRLPSLLGLNFPADDIPLYARELFVKSRVRSIVDVEKQQIGHSFLTLLESGEAIAEDIYYRTVDSCHLKYLKAMGVECSLAAPILHQDQLWGLLVSHHSASFGVGKQELEAVQMVVDQLSVAIAQSNLLTQAHNKAEREASINRIATLLHSLPTIVLQPALEEAVAAFGGSGGRLCLRHNAFNFQNSSFKPFAECLIPGSDCVRLYICGQQPVMPQPNVYPLIEQYNVWQEHYASGKYDVWAISDIYQAPHLLTVQIAFQSTKVRSILMIPLEYRQELVGYLSIFRDEIDTETLWAGRLDSDQRQTYPRLSFDVWRETKTAQVQKWTVEEIEIAREIGKHFASAIQQYELYQQVEAFNSSLEKQVRKRTVELKKASEQQQTVFGVIAKIRESLDTKTIFQITTKEVCQLIKADRVSIYRFDADWGGEFVGDFEVASPHWSSASKLGVNTIWNDTFLQDTQGGRYRFNETFAVDNIYHQGFTQCHVDNLEEYQIYAFVLAPIFLGQKLWGLLATYQHSGPRQWLESEVNFLSQIAAQLGVALQQAELLTQTQQQAIVLRQAAEQQRVLFEVVTKIRESLDLNAIFQTATQEICQSLQTDRVAVYQFLPDWSGEFIAEFVVAGWEKLVGGTIPSFWQDTYLQETQGGRYRYNETFAVNDIYQVGHSECHIECLELYQVKAYAIAPIFIGQKLWGLLAAYQNSAPRHWELSEIQFLAQIANQLGVALQQVDLLLQTQQQTEQLTQALHELQETQTQLIQTEKMSSLGQLVAGVAHEINNPVNFISGNLLHVSQYAEDLLSMLQLYQQQVSNLSPEMQERAEEIDLEFIIADLPKTLSSMKVGIDRIRQIVLGLRNFSRLDEAEMKAVNIHEGIDNTLLILQHRLKAKPDKSAIEIVKKYSDLPLIECYAGQLNQVFMNVLNNAIDALEDERESISKPDKGLITIYTSIGEMKGNIKSVVIRIVDNGPGIPEALRSRICDPFFTTKPVGKGTGLGLSISYKIVVDKHGGIFNCESQAGLGTEFWIEIPIDQNSHHHI, from the coding sequence ATGACTCCGATCGCCAAACCAGACTCACGGGTAAACCTTGAGCAAGAAGGTTTATTACGCCGCATCACAGACCGTATTCGTCGCACCTTAAATTTGGAAGAAATCCTCAAAACGACAACAACGGAAGTGCGATCGCTACTGAGTACTGATAGGGTAATGATTTACAAGTTTCATGGCGATGGTAGCGGTCAGGTAATTGCTGAATCAATTTATCAAGATAGGCTACCCTCTCTTTTGGGGCTAAATTTTCCGGCGGATGATATACCGCTTTATGCTAGAGAACTGTTTGTTAAGTCACGAGTGCGTTCTATTGTTGATGTCGAGAAGCAGCAGATTGGTCACAGCTTTTTAACTCTTTTGGAATCAGGAGAAGCGATCGCAGAAGACATCTATTATCGCACTGTAGATTCTTGCCATCTCAAATACTTAAAAGCGATGGGAGTGGAGTGTTCTCTAGCAGCGCCAATTTTACATCAAGATCAACTTTGGGGTTTGTTGGTATCGCACCACTCCGCCAGCTTTGGGGTTGGCAAGCAGGAACTAGAAGCTGTACAGATGGTAGTAGATCAATTATCAGTAGCGATCGCTCAAAGTAATCTCCTCACCCAAGCCCATAACAAAGCCGAACGGGAAGCTAGTATTAACCGCATTGCAACTTTACTGCATTCATTGCCCACAATTGTATTACAGCCAGCTTTAGAAGAAGCTGTTGCTGCCTTCGGAGGTTCTGGTGGTCGGCTTTGTCTCAGACATAATGCTTTTAATTTCCAAAATAGTAGCTTTAAGCCCTTTGCAGAATGTTTAATTCCAGGAAGTGATTGTGTCAGGCTTTATATTTGCGGACAGCAACCTGTGATGCCACAACCAAATGTGTATCCGCTCATAGAGCAATATAATGTCTGGCAAGAACACTATGCATCTGGAAAATATGATGTCTGGGCAATTTCAGACATATATCAAGCACCTCATCTATTAACTGTACAAATTGCTTTTCAATCTACAAAAGTTCGCAGTATTTTGATGATTCCACTAGAATATCGTCAAGAATTAGTAGGTTATTTAAGTATTTTCCGCGATGAAATAGATACAGAAACCTTATGGGCGGGAAGATTGGATTCCGATCAAAGGCAAACTTACCCACGTTTATCTTTTGATGTCTGGCGCGAAACTAAAACAGCACAAGTGCAAAAATGGACTGTTGAAGAAATAGAAATAGCCAGAGAAATTGGTAAACATTTTGCTTCAGCAATTCAGCAATATGAACTATACCAACAGGTAGAAGCTTTCAATAGTAGCTTAGAAAAACAAGTTAGAAAGCGCACAGTTGAACTCAAAAAAGCATCGGAACAACAACAGACCGTGTTTGGTGTGATTGCCAAAATTCGCGAGTCTCTTGATACTAAAACTATTTTTCAAATTACGACTAAAGAAGTTTGTCAATTAATTAAAGCGGATCGCGTTTCTATTTACCGCTTTGATGCTGATTGGGGTGGTGAATTTGTTGGGGATTTTGAAGTTGCTAGCCCCCACTGGTCAAGTGCTTCCAAACTCGGAGTAAATACAATTTGGAATGACACCTTTTTACAAGATACACAAGGAGGACGCTACCGCTTTAACGAAACATTTGCGGTAGATAACATTTACCATCAAGGTTTTACTCAGTGTCATGTTGACAATTTAGAAGAGTATCAAATTTACGCTTTTGTACTTGCACCTATCTTTTTAGGACAAAAACTTTGGGGTTTACTAGCGACTTATCAACATTCTGGCCCTCGTCAATGGCTAGAATCGGAAGTGAACTTTCTCAGTCAGATAGCAGCGCAACTAGGAGTAGCACTCCAGCAGGCTGAGTTACTGACTCAAACACAGCAACAAGCAATAGTTTTGCGACAAGCAGCCGAACAACAACGAGTCTTGTTTGAAGTTGTCACAAAAATCCGCGAATCCCTCGACCTCAATGCTATTTTTCAAACTGCGACTCAAGAAATTTGCCAATCGTTACAAACAGATAGGGTAGCTGTTTACCAATTTCTCCCAGATTGGAGTGGTGAATTTATTGCTGAGTTTGTTGTTGCAGGTTGGGAAAAGCTAGTAGGTGGAACCATCCCCTCATTTTGGCAAGATACTTATTTGCAAGAAACCCAAGGCGGACGATATCGCTACAATGAAACCTTTGCAGTCAATGACATCTATCAGGTAGGGCATAGTGAATGTCATATTGAGTGTTTAGAGCTGTATCAAGTTAAAGCCTATGCGATCGCACCTATTTTTATTGGGCAAAAACTTTGGGGTTTACTAGCGGCTTATCAAAACTCTGCACCCCGCCACTGGGAACTCTCAGAAATTCAATTTTTAGCCCAAATTGCCAATCAGCTGGGGGTAGCACTGCAACAAGTTGATTTACTGTTGCAAACGCAGCAGCAAACAGAACAACTAACTCAAGCCCTGCACGAGTTACAAGAAACCCAAACCCAACTCATTCAAACTGAGAAGATGTCCTCACTAGGACAACTAGTTGCAGGTGTCGCCCATGAAATTAATAACCCTGTCAACTTTATTTCTGGTAACTTGCTCCACGTCAGCCAATATGCTGAAGATTTACTCAGTATGTTGCAACTCTATCAACAGCAAGTCTCAAATCTTAGCCCTGAGATGCAGGAGAGGGCTGAAGAGATTGATTTAGAATTCATCATAGCAGATTTGCCCAAAACCCTCTCTTCCATGAAAGTAGGCATTGATCGCATCCGTCAAATTGTCTTAGGTTTAAGGAATTTCTCTCGCCTCGATGAGGCGGAAATGAAAGCGGTTAATATTCATGAAGGTATTGATAATACTCTGCTAATTTTGCAACATCGCCTGAAAGCAAAACCAGACAAATCTGCGATTGAGATAGTCAAAAAGTACAGCGATTTACCCTTAATAGAGTGTTACGCCGGACAATTGAATCAGGTATTTATGAATGTCTTGAACAATGCGATCGATGCTCTAGAGGATGAACGTGAATCAATATCCAAACCAGATAAGGGACTAATTACTATCTACACGTCTATTGGCGAAATGAAGGGCAATATTAAAAGTGTAGTAATTCGCATTGTTGACAATGGCCCTGGAATCCCAGAAGCTTTAAGATCCCGAATTTGTGATCCCTTTTTTACTACTAAGCCAGTAGGAAAGGGTACTGGTTTAGGATTATCAATTAGTTATAAGATTGTTGTAGATAAACATGGTGGCATATTTAATTGTGAATCTCAGGCAGGTTTAGGTACAGAGTTCTGGATTGAAATTCCTATTGATCAAAATAGCCATCATCATATTTAG
- a CDS encoding ammonium transporter, which yields MPQPESQKARRKKSLLLKYACLLVVSAIALMWISSATAATPFTDNPAVAENTQWVLLTGCLVFFMNAGFAMVESGFCRSANAITVLAKNLIVFAIATVAYWVLGFGFMFGDGNDFIGTNGFLLPPDLSPLTGKDYQGVFNSLKWAAIPLTAKFFFQLTFAGTAATIVSGAVAERIKFSAFITFSFLLVLTYSITGHWIWGGGFLYKLGFRDFAGSTVVHSVGGWAALVGILLLQPRLGKYRRFNPDDKRTWRDTTFYGKKIISMPAHNLSSATLGCFILWLGWFGFNTGSTLTANSQAIAHVLLVTLIGGAMGAIGATFWSWQFYEKPSLSFMVNGILAGCVSITAPCAFVNIPSAAFIGFCGGVLVVYAAIFLNKCQIDDPVGAVPVHLVCGIWGTLAVGLFSQDPSSYSWSKQFFGLDKGGLFFGGGANLLLTQIFGIVVVGVFTFLFSAIAWIGISYLIYAVSDTSGADFNVSKSLRVFPQEEVVGLDSLFAEGNNIKRLKREYIQAQRQRRSWERKYNIRE from the coding sequence ATGCCTCAACCTGAAAGCCAGAAGGCAAGGCGAAAAAAAAGCTTGCTTTTAAAATATGCCTGTTTACTTGTAGTCAGTGCGATCGCACTGATGTGGATATCTAGTGCTACTGCGGCTACTCCTTTTACAGATAATCCAGCAGTTGCGGAAAATACTCAGTGGGTACTATTAACAGGATGCTTAGTGTTCTTTATGAACGCTGGTTTTGCGATGGTTGAATCTGGTTTTTGTCGCAGTGCTAATGCCATCACTGTGCTAGCTAAAAACCTGATTGTATTTGCCATTGCCACCGTAGCTTATTGGGTTTTAGGTTTTGGGTTCATGTTTGGTGATGGGAATGATTTCATCGGTACCAATGGTTTTTTATTACCACCAGACTTGAGTCCTCTAACAGGAAAAGATTATCAAGGAGTTTTCAACTCCTTAAAATGGGCAGCTATTCCACTAACTGCTAAATTTTTCTTTCAATTAACCTTTGCTGGTACTGCTGCAACCATTGTTTCTGGTGCTGTTGCAGAACGAATTAAGTTCTCAGCATTTATCACTTTCAGTTTTTTACTAGTGTTGACTTATTCCATCACTGGTCACTGGATTTGGGGAGGAGGTTTTCTCTACAAGCTGGGTTTTAGAGATTTTGCTGGTTCCACCGTAGTTCACTCAGTTGGCGGCTGGGCTGCTTTGGTGGGAATTTTATTATTACAGCCACGTTTGGGAAAATATAGAAGATTTAACCCAGATGACAAACGCACTTGGCGAGACACAACCTTTTACGGCAAAAAAATCATTTCTATGCCGGCACATAATCTCAGTAGTGCTACTCTGGGTTGCTTTATTCTGTGGCTGGGGTGGTTTGGTTTTAACACTGGATCAACACTAACAGCTAATTCCCAAGCGATCGCTCATGTGCTGTTGGTAACTCTCATTGGTGGTGCAATGGGTGCGATTGGTGCCACTTTTTGGTCTTGGCAGTTTTATGAGAAACCTAGCCTCTCATTCATGGTGAATGGCATCTTAGCAGGTTGTGTGAGTATCACAGCTCCCTGTGCGTTTGTAAATATTCCCAGTGCGGCTTTTATTGGTTTTTGTGGTGGCGTACTGGTTGTGTATGCAGCAATTTTCTTAAATAAATGCCAAATTGACGATCCAGTAGGTGCTGTTCCCGTTCACCTTGTATGTGGAATTTGGGGAACCTTAGCAGTTGGGCTGTTTAGCCAAGATCCTAGCAGTTACAGTTGGTCTAAACAGTTTTTTGGTCTTGATAAAGGTGGTTTATTCTTTGGTGGTGGGGCAAATCTCTTATTGACTCAAATATTTGGGATTGTAGTAGTTGGTGTGTTTACCTTTTTATTCAGTGCGATCGCCTGGATTGGCATTAGCTATTTGATATATGCTGTCTCTGATACCTCTGGCGCGGATTTTAACGTTTCCAAATCTCTCAGAGTGTTCCCTCAAGAAGAAGTTGTAGGTCTCGATAGTTTATTTGCTGAAGGTAATAATATCAAACGCTTAAAACGAGAATATATCCAGGCTCAGAGGCAAAGACGCTCTTGGGAGCGAAAATATAATATTCGCGAATGA
- a CDS encoding TRC40/GET3/ArsA family transport-energizing ATPase codes for MRVILMTGKGGVGKTSVAAATGLRCAELGYRTLVLSTDPAHSLADSFDLELGHAPKAIRPNLWGAELDALQELEGNWGSVKRYITQVLQARGLEGVQAEELAILPGMDEIFGLVRMKRHYDEGDFEVLIIDSAPTGTALRLLSLPEVGGWYMRRFYKPFQNISVALRPLVEPLFRPIAGFSLPDKEVMDAPYEFYEQIEALEKVLTDNTQTSVRLVTNPEKMVIKESLRAHAYLSLYNVATDLVVANRIIPPEVKDPFFQRWKENQQQYRQQIYDDFHPLPIKEIPLFSEEMCGLAALERLKDTLYQDEDPTQVYHKETTIRVVQENNQYSLELYLPGIPKNQVQLSKSGDELNITIGNHRRNLVLPQALAALQPSGAKMDEDYLKIRFA; via the coding sequence ATGCGGGTAATTTTAATGACAGGCAAGGGTGGCGTTGGCAAAACCTCTGTAGCAGCGGCCACTGGACTCCGTTGTGCAGAATTGGGCTACCGCACACTTGTGTTGAGTACAGATCCCGCCCACTCCCTAGCGGATAGCTTTGATCTGGAATTGGGACACGCACCAAAAGCAATTCGCCCAAATTTGTGGGGTGCGGAACTAGATGCACTACAAGAACTAGAAGGAAACTGGGGTTCTGTGAAGCGTTACATTACCCAAGTTTTACAAGCTAGGGGTTTAGAAGGGGTACAAGCAGAAGAATTAGCCATTTTACCAGGCATGGATGAGATTTTTGGCTTGGTAAGAATGAAACGCCATTATGATGAAGGCGATTTTGAGGTCTTGATTATCGATTCTGCTCCTACAGGTACAGCATTGCGACTGCTGAGTTTACCGGAAGTCGGTGGTTGGTATATGCGCCGTTTTTACAAACCCTTCCAAAATATCTCTGTTGCACTTCGCCCTTTGGTTGAACCTCTATTTCGACCAATTGCTGGTTTTTCGCTACCAGATAAAGAGGTGATGGATGCTCCTTATGAGTTTTATGAACAAATTGAAGCTCTGGAGAAAGTATTAACGGACAACACTCAAACTTCAGTACGCTTAGTTACTAACCCTGAAAAAATGGTAATTAAAGAGTCTTTGCGGGCTCATGCCTATCTGAGTTTATATAATGTTGCCACCGATTTAGTAGTAGCTAATCGCATCATTCCTCCCGAAGTCAAAGATCCATTTTTTCAACGTTGGAAAGAAAATCAGCAGCAATATCGTCAGCAAATTTATGACGACTTTCACCCTTTACCTATCAAGGAAATACCCCTATTCTCAGAAGAAATGTGTGGTCTAGCAGCCTTAGAAAGATTGAAGGATACCCTTTATCAGGATGAAGATCCCACACAGGTTTATCACAAAGAAACAACTATTAGAGTTGTTCAAGAAAATAACCAATACAGTTTAGAACTGTATTTACCGGGGATTCCTAAAAATCAAGTTCAACTCAGCAAAAGTGGAGATGAACTAAATATTACGATTGGTAACCACCGCCGTAATTTAGTGTTGCCACAAGCGCTGGCAGCGCTCCAACCCTCAGGTGCAAAAATGGATGAAGATTATCTAAAAATCCGCTTTGCCTAA